The sequence TCGCCGTGATCATGGTGCCAGTAGTGATGGCCATCATCCTCGGTGCCATCTACGGCCTGGGTGAAGTGTTCAACCTCTTTTCGAACATTGGTCACAAAGACCAGGCTAAAAAGCAGCATTGATTCCCTTCAAAACGCCCGGCTAGCCCGGGCGTTTTGCTCTCAAGCTTTTCTCATTTTCTCCGATAGTATTAAGAATCAGTCCAGCTTACCCCTTGAGCGGTACGATATAGCGCTGGGATCTCTATGAAGATATCGTTATATTATCGTCTATATAACGCTATATACAGGAGCTACAAATGGCACGTTCATGGGGACGTCTTTTCGCTGGGGCAACGCTGACGCTTTCACTTGCCGGGCAGGCGCTGGCGGACGACGGAAAAATTACGGTTTTTGCGGCGGCGTCGCTGACCAACGCGCTGCAGGATATTGCGGCGGCGTATAAAAAAGAGAAAAACGTCGATGTTGTCTCCTCTTTCGCCTCTTCATCTACGCTTGCGCGCCAGATAGAAGCGGGGGCACCGGCGGATCTGTTCATTTCAGCCGATCAGAAATGGATGGATTACGCGGCGGAGAAGAAATCAATTGATCCGGCAACCCGCGAAACGCTGCTGGGGAATAGCCTGGTTGTGGTGGCACCAAAAGCCAGCGCGCAGGCGGATATTACCATTAACAAAGAGACCAACTGGATGAGCCTGCTTAACGGTGGCCGTCTGGCGGTGGGCGATCCGGAGCATGTTCCGGCGGGGATCTACGCCAAAGAAGCGCTGCAAAAACTGGGCGCGTGGGAGACATTGTCGCCG comes from Enterobacter kobei and encodes:
- a CDS encoding AcrZ family multidrug efflux pump-associated protein, which translates into the protein MLELLKSLVFAVIMVPVVMAIILGAIYGLGEVFNLFSNIGHKDQAKKQH
- the modA gene encoding molybdate ABC transporter substrate-binding protein, with the translated sequence MARSWGRLFAGATLTLSLAGQALADDGKITVFAAASLTNALQDIAAAYKKEKNVDVVSSFASSSTLARQIEAGAPADLFISADQKWMDYAAEKKSIDPATRETLLGNSLVVVAPKASAQADITINKETNWMSLLNGGRLAVGDPEHVPAGIYAKEALQKLGAWETLSPKLAPAEDVRGALALVERNEAPLGIVYGSDAVASKGVKVVATFPEDSHKKVEYPVAIVDGHKNATVTAFRDYLKGPEASAIFKRYGFTTH